One Methanobrevibacter sp. genomic window carries:
- the comE gene encoding sulfopyruvate decarboxylase subunit beta yields MARYEAIYEIMEYIDEELVICNIGFPSRELYEIEDRSKNFYMIGSMGLASSIGLGLSLAKPHEDIVVIDGDGSLLMNMGSLVTVFANNPSNLTWIVIDNGAYGSTGNQDTYAQKIDLVEIAKSVGFKNSHYFDNINLKDIIKSDDASFIVYKTEAGNSTAPIIDLDPITIKERFMSSIR; encoded by the coding sequence ATGGCAAGATATGAAGCGATTTATGAAATAATGGAATATATCGATGAAGAGTTGGTAATCTGCAATATAGGATTTCCGTCAAGAGAACTGTATGAAATTGAAGACCGTTCCAAAAACTTCTACATGATTGGATCAATGGGTCTTGCCTCATCAATAGGTCTGGGACTAAGTCTTGCAAAACCTCATGAGGATATTGTGGTAATTGATGGGGACGGTTCACTTCTGATGAACATGGGTTCACTTGTAACCGTATTTGCAAACAATCCGTCCAATCTGACATGGATTGTAATTGACAATGGCGCTTATGGTTCCACAGGTAACCAGGACACTTATGCACAAAAGATTGATTTGGTTGAAATTGCTAAAAGTGTAGGGTTTAAAAACAGTCATTATTTTGACAACATTAACTTAAAAGACATTATCAAAAGTGATGATGCAAGTTTTATTGTTTATAAAACCGAAGCAGGCAATTCTACAGCACCGATAATTGACCTTGACCCAATCACCATCAAAGAAAGATTTATGAGTTCAATTAGATAA
- the cofH gene encoding 5-amino-6-(D-ribitylamino)uracil--L-tyrosine 4-hydroxyphenyl transferase CofH, translated as MFDKLPISSETEKILTKSLDEQITVEEANHLMNIKGSDLYPLLATADYLRHEIVGDNVTFINNCNINFTNICTVRCGFCAFGKDADDPEAYILNDEQILAKAQGAVEKGAHEFCVMGGVLPDADIEYYEHLLQLLKGEYPNVLIHGFSPTMIRDACLVSGIDLAEGCERLRDAGLDTLPGTAAEILTDRSREIICPEKVSVAEWVDTVRTAHEVGIPGSATIMYGHVETLEERVEHIDVIRQLQEETHGFTEFIPMTFMHEYSPIFLEGQTNLGATGTEDLKLYAVSRLMLRDLIPNIQVSWVKMGFRFAQVSLTAGANDLGGTLGGDELSAASGAPDGVDASIDTLGSIVKNLGRNPIERNSKYTEFYPIKNLIEMPSK; from the coding sequence ATGTTTGATAAACTACCAATTTCTTCTGAAACAGAAAAAATCCTGACCAAATCATTGGATGAGCAGATTACTGTTGAAGAAGCAAATCACTTAATGAATATTAAAGGATCAGATTTATATCCTTTACTAGCAACAGCAGACTATTTAAGACACGAAATCGTTGGAGACAACGTGACATTCATTAATAACTGTAATATTAACTTTACCAATATATGTACAGTTAGATGTGGTTTCTGTGCATTCGGTAAGGATGCCGATGACCCTGAAGCATATATTCTAAATGATGAGCAGATACTTGCAAAGGCTCAAGGTGCCGTTGAAAAGGGAGCTCATGAATTTTGTGTAATGGGTGGAGTATTGCCTGATGCAGATATTGAATATTATGAGCATTTATTACAATTATTAAAAGGGGAATATCCAAATGTATTGATACATGGATTTTCACCAACAATGATTAGGGATGCATGTTTGGTATCCGGAATTGATTTGGCAGAAGGTTGTGAAAGATTGCGTGATGCAGGTCTTGATACATTGCCTGGAACCGCCGCTGAAATCCTAACTGACAGGTCAAGAGAAATAATCTGTCCTGAAAAGGTCAGTGTGGCAGAATGGGTGGACACAGTCAGAACTGCACATGAAGTGGGCATACCTGGTTCAGCAACAATCATGTACGGCCATGTAGAAACTTTAGAAGAAAGGGTAGAGCATATTGATGTTATTAGACAATTGCAGGAAGAAACTCATGGTTTCACTGAATTTATTCCAATGACATTTATGCATGAATACTCTCCAATATTTTTGGAAGGTCAAACCAATCTTGGTGCTACCGGAACAGAGGATTTAAAATTATATGCAGTTTCAAGACTGATGCTTAGAGATTTAATTCCAAATATTCAGGTTTCATGGGTAAAAATGGGATTCAGATTCGCACAGGTTTCACTAACTGCCGGTGCAAATGATTTAGGTGGAACTTTAGGTGGAGATGAATTGTCTGCAGCTTCAGGTGCACCTGATGGTGTTGATGCATCAATCGATACTTTAGGAAGCATCGTCAAAAACCTTGGAAGAAATCCTATTGAGAGAAATTCCAAATACACTGAATTTTACCCTATTAAAAACTTAATAGAGATGCCTTCAAAATAA
- a CDS encoding thymidylate kinase, translating to MKKFIVIDGLDGSGKDTQVNLLAEMYKKQGKSVIVRSHPCNDNKFGRRSKQALLKTGKLNHILATLNFGLDAIRSVHMYYYNRDVDVLIFSRYILAVMYLPNVINTIVYKVVAFVLPTSDCMFFLDISPEESLRRIGSRDEETEMFENIDSLRQNRLRSQKFTYNWNVVPADGSPEEISQIIKAKCLESDS from the coding sequence ATGAAGAAATTTATTGTCATAGATGGCCTGGATGGGTCTGGAAAGGATACACAAGTGAACCTGCTTGCTGAAATGTATAAAAAGCAGGGAAAAAGTGTTATTGTAAGGTCTCATCCATGTAATGACAATAAGTTTGGTAGAAGATCCAAACAGGCTCTTCTTAAAACAGGTAAATTAAACCATATTCTTGCAACCCTTAATTTTGGACTGGATGCAATCAGATCTGTTCATATGTATTATTATAACCGTGATGTTGACGTTTTGATATTTTCAAGATATATTCTGGCTGTAATGTATCTTCCGAATGTCATTAACACTATTGTTTATAAGGTTGTGGCGTTTGTTCTTCCGACATCCGACTGCATGTTCTTTTTGGATATTTCACCAGAAGAATCACTTAGAAGAATAGGTTCTAGGGATGAGGAAACTGAAATGTTTGAAAATATTGATTCCTTGAGGCAAAATCGCTTAAGGTCTCAGAAGTTCACATATAACTGGAATGTGGTTCCGGCTGACGGGTCTCCAGAAGAGATTTCACAGATTATAAAAGCGAAATGTCTGGAATCAGATTCATAA
- the comD gene encoding sulfopyruvate decarboxylase subunit alpha produces the protein MDSSEAIYNGLKDAEIDFIVSVPCVNLSKLLNMIDDDPEITHIPVTREEEGIGICAGAYLGGKRTAILMQNSGLGNSINALKSLMELYEFPLIMIMSHRGTEGENICGQVPMGESTTRILEGMDFKFFKPATPEAAYDDIRLSWDLSEEEGKPVSILLEIKYW, from the coding sequence ATGGATAGTAGTGAAGCTATTTATAATGGACTTAAAGATGCAGAAATAGACTTTATCGTAAGTGTTCCATGTGTCAACCTATCAAAATTACTAAATATGATTGATGATGACCCTGAAATAACACACATTCCTGTTACACGTGAAGAGGAAGGAATCGGAATATGTGCCGGAGCATACCTTGGCGGTAAAAGAACAGCAATTCTAATGCAGAATTCAGGACTTGGAAACTCCATAAATGCTCTCAAATCCCTGATGGAATTGTATGAATTTCCATTAATAATGATAATGAGTCATAGAGGTACTGAAGGTGAAAATATATGTGGACAGGTTCCTATGGGTGAATCCACAACAAGAATACTTGAAGGAATGGACTTTAAGTTTTTCAAACCTGCAACACCTGAAGCGGCATATGATGACATAAGACTGTCATGGGATTTATCCGAAGAGGAAGGAAAACCGGTTAGCATATTGCTTGAGATTAAGTATTGGTGA
- the priS gene encoding DNA primase catalytic subunit PriS — protein MFSKATIKERRQYYREEWDPKDLPDFISKDIKKREFGFDHKGTGPNDRYKVFSGTESLRKFLRYKAPFAAYISVAFYNNPRRREDWLKAEYIFDVDAKDIPIRSCQCNGVCEICLGEALEIVNTLIDTLESDLGLKNIHLIYSGRGYHIRILDEEMMLAGSELRSEVLKYAAGAEVPKSQFINSEVSNQSFNFEHFSIPIGYQKIFTDRVKFNIQHLTGKEKLDGINPKLMKDIMASRHHLENDEWGLFKRDIGPRRYKNLVEAMARVNLATIDAKVSIDLKRILRLPSSLHSKVSMKCMEVKNRETFDPLDKAVPKFVYERKGV, from the coding sequence ATGTTTTCTAAAGCGACAATCAAAGAGCGAAGGCAATACTATCGTGAGGAATGGGACCCGAAAGACCTGCCGGATTTCATTTCAAAGGATATCAAAAAAAGAGAGTTCGGTTTTGACCATAAAGGAACCGGACCAAATGACAGATACAAGGTCTTCAGCGGAACAGAATCATTACGTAAATTCCTAAGATATAAGGCACCGTTTGCAGCCTATATCTCAGTAGCTTTTTACAACAATCCTCGCCGCAGGGAAGATTGGCTGAAAGCAGAATACATCTTTGATGTTGACGCAAAGGATATACCTATCAGATCATGTCAATGCAACGGAGTGTGTGAAATTTGTCTTGGCGAAGCTTTAGAAATAGTCAATACATTAATAGATACATTGGAATCTGATTTGGGTTTAAAAAATATCCATCTTATCTATTCAGGCAGAGGATACCACATAAGAATTCTTGATGAAGAAATGATGCTTGCCGGAAGCGAGCTAAGGTCTGAAGTTTTAAAATATGCCGCTGGCGCTGAAGTTCCAAAATCACAGTTTATAAACTCAGAAGTATCCAACCAGAGCTTTAACTTTGAACACTTCTCCATACCTATCGGATATCAGAAAATATTCACTGACCGTGTGAAATTCAACATTCAACACCTGACCGGCAAAGAAAAGCTTGACGGAATCAATCCAAAACTGATGAAGGACATTATGGCCTCAAGACATCACCTGGAAAATGATGAATGGGGATTATTCAAAAGGGACATCGGCCCTAGAAGATACAAAAATCTTGTTGAAGCCATGGCAAGAGTAAACCTTGCAACAATTGATGCTAAAGTTTCAATCGACCTTAAAAGGATACTTAGACTGCCTTCCTCACTTCACTCCAAAGTAAGCATGAAATGTATGGAAGTCAAAAACCGTGAAACATTCGATCCACTTGATAAGGCGGTCCCTAAATTTGTATATGAAAGAAAAGGAGTTTAA
- the priL gene encoding DNA primase large subunit PriL: MAEVSFINPLSDEGRQIIREYGDLNQIFDHDETLMETCIHTPNQRISDDSLIPKSYSDLCMKRMQWAIEKKNNKNFTQAEFEYLTNEDIFAQDVVTFHILCQAIAIQFNLGSRETRLFIESQGTLILEKLAKIPPMSRAEIIDEVLDEVKVDGAIHWKSLRDIIATKKLKLTDILIDEGDIVLQQDDFLYRFGDEFIDRSPERMYNILIGDSVKEQILSRLIMQKTEEYIARIKEMSARIEIHPAIIKIGEELKEFIPDEISKYNQYYAGSGGIYGTVQAGKLNPDAFPPCIKATVEGISSGGRNDAIVLLLTSFASYARLYPRIFASDETVKVSDMDPDLTITENEILPLIFDAADNCTPPLFDDQPQEKINIISKLGFGMHDRVDINHEGETKWYTPMSCEKIKIHLPNLCHPDKSCKGINNPLSCYGRKKFQLDKEAPKD, translated from the coding sequence ATGGCAGAAGTTTCATTTATAAATCCATTATCCGATGAAGGAAGACAAATCATACGAGAGTACGGAGATTTAAATCAGATATTTGACCATGATGAAACACTCATGGAAACCTGCATACACACTCCAAACCAAAGAATCTCAGATGACAGTCTGATTCCTAAATCATATTCCGATTTATGCATGAAACGAATGCAATGGGCAATAGAAAAAAAGAACAATAAGAATTTTACCCAAGCGGAATTCGAATATCTGACAAATGAAGATATTTTCGCTCAGGATGTTGTTACCTTCCATATTCTATGCCAGGCCATTGCAATACAGTTCAATCTGGGATCACGTGAAACCAGACTGTTTATCGAATCCCAGGGAACACTGATTCTGGAAAAGCTTGCAAAAATCCCGCCAATGTCAAGGGCAGAAATAATAGATGAAGTTCTTGATGAGGTAAAAGTGGATGGTGCAATTCACTGGAAATCACTAAGAGACATAATAGCAACCAAAAAGCTCAAACTAACTGACATTCTCATTGATGAAGGAGATATTGTTCTTCAGCAGGATGATTTCCTATACCGATTCGGCGATGAATTTATCGACAGAAGCCCTGAGAGAATGTACAATATACTGATCGGTGACAGCGTAAAAGAACAAATCCTTTCAAGATTGATAATGCAAAAAACCGAAGAATACATTGCAAGAATCAAGGAAATGTCTGCTAGAATTGAAATACATCCGGCAATAATAAAAATAGGCGAAGAGCTAAAAGAATTCATACCTGATGAAATCAGCAAATACAACCAATACTATGCTGGAAGCGGAGGAATATACGGAACAGTTCAGGCCGGAAAACTAAATCCTGACGCTTTCCCACCATGCATAAAAGCAACAGTAGAAGGAATTTCTTCAGGTGGGCGTAACGATGCAATCGTACTTTTATTAACATCATTTGCATCTTATGCAAGACTATACCCTAGAATATTTGCTTCAGATGAAACAGTGAAAGTATCAGATATGGATCCTGACCTTACAATAACTGAAAATGAGATTTTACCTTTGATTTTTGATGCGGCTGACAACTGTACACCACCATTATTCGATGATCAGCCACAGGAAAAAATAAACATCATATCAAAGCTCGGATTCGGAATGCATGACAGGGTAGATATCAACCACGAAGGCGAAACCAAATGGTACACACCAATGAGCTGTGAAAAAATTAAAATACACTTGCCTAACCTATGCCATCCAGACAAATCCTGTAAAGGAATAAACAATCCGTTGTCATGCTACGGACGCAAGAAATTCCAGCTGGACAAGGAAGCTCCTAAAGACTAG